ttattaaatccatatttaagaaataaattcgcaaaacaAGTAATTTTCTTACCATGAAAACTttaactaacctaacctaacttttctCAGTTTTGTTCCGTGTGAAGTCAAGTTAAAATCATCAGTCCGTCTGTATTAGTGACAATTTGAGTAGAcattgagatatcttcatgaaacttgATAGAAATACGAGTACCATGAGAACGTTAGCATTATAGATAGAATAGATGGGAGTAGTcgacgtcaataaaataaagaaattagtgcttgagaatcgacgattaacagatAGAGATCTGACTAGATTGTTGGTATATCTGAAAgctcagtgaaaaccattttcaaaagtaatttgGTCTTTAGAAAAGGAAAAGGCataatcactaaatttttcaaaaaccggGTCGCTTCTACGTCTGTGAAACAaagctttccgactaccaggatgtcatgaagcACCGAAGCTGGAAAACCACCCAGGTCTtaaattaaggttatgttgacagttttcttcgattgtcgaggtgtggtgagtttttcgccaaattttcagcTAACCGCTctgggaaaccgttttgagtcaactgaggacattaaatttgaatcgctacacgcattgaaggctattctgcaaattgactttaacaacggtttcgaggattaaaaaaaaaacaattatatcaCACTTTGAAGACAAAATCAAGAATCTGCAGAGCTGCGCTGTAAGCAATCCAATTGAGATATTATTAACTGAGGTCAGTTGCCTTATAACGTTTCATGAGAAATTTATATTATTGCATCGTTTTGTGTCTAATGTTTTAACACTTAAAACAGGTCATGATTAAATAATATTGGCCTTCATTTGAATAATCACCCGTATGATTACAAAAGTCCAAACGAGCGCTTCCAAATCTTTTATGCCGTTTTCAATGCATGCATCTTCAATTTGCATACtctttatgtatatgtgtgcgaaGGTATTTGCATAATTACTCTAGACAAAATGTAGCCAaagtataaaatgaaaatattatcgCGGTATCGAAATCTCGAACCAACCAAAAGAATTACGCGCCTCGTCATCTTTATGTCAAAGAGCGTCTCAGCAAGTGATCACTTCACACATTGGCACtcatgtatgtgtataggtaTCCGCATTTGTATGGAAATGGCGGACGAGTCGTTCTTGAAgtggaaaatttgttaaatttcaattcaCCGACACATTAAATGCGGCCAGACTTGATGGCGATCTGTCAAGGCTGATTATGTTTACTAAGCTTAAGTAACAATCAGgtatttaattgaaatgtgatcacaaataaaacaacaaatctgcacttacatacacatgtttCGACACATGTCGACAACAAATCCTAAAGAAACGTGACCGAGAGCGAAAAAGCATTCGCCGCTAAAGTGTGTCGTATCGAACGTACTTAACGACCACATGCTTAGCATttactatgtatataaactgGTTTCGTACATATTAATTATGTTTAATGAACGAAAAAACTTACTAatgattaatttattaatagaatatacatatgtatttcgatTGTTAGACCACCATATTATTCCGCGGGGGAGAAATTGCATACAAAATCTGAGAATATGTCGAAGCACAATGTTCTGAACTACAGTATTTTCAACTCTCCCAGAGCACAAAGAAACACTCCTTCACTGCTTCAGCTTCATTTGTTGTATCATCAACCATCACCTAAAAAATGccgaattcaaaaaataaattaccacTGCAAACTGACCTTCAAACATTATTTGATTAGTGTTACAACTCAATTAAAGTGTTCTCAGCAGTAAGGGGCACAAAggctaaaaattaaaactatgaACAGGGCTCCGTTTCACCTTTAAGAACTAATAGACCAATTTCCACCAAACGCAACACTGTTTCGACATTCGTATGTTACTCTGTGACACTGAGCTAAATCTGACAACAACCACGCTTACTTTTcattaaactttaaattgaTTATGTTTCTTTCGCTTTTCAGTGCAGTAACAAGTACCaatgtcaaaataaattatgattttCGACTTTTCTCGTTAGTTTAGAACAGTTATGTTACAATAAAAAATctcttatttttcttcttcttctttaatggcttTATAATCGCTTACCCGAGTTAActacagcgcgccaatcgtttcttcttttaacGATTTGGCACCAATTCGAGATATCATGTGCAACCAAGTTCTTCTCTACCTGATATCTTCCTCTctttctgcttcccccggcaggaACTGgcatagccagcgtagccgttgtctcttaattcgctgaactacaagtatatatgtcaATGTCGCTGTATAACTCGTatagctcattgttccatcgaatgccgttgccaaagcgcaaaggaccatgAATCTTCCGCataatctttctctcgaaaactcgtaacgtcgactcatccgatGTTGTCATCGTGTATGCATCCACACCacataacaggacgggaataatgagtgtcCTATAgagtctttgttcgtcgagagagggctttactactcagtccgaagagcacctgttggcaagagttattcccCATTGAATTTCGAAACTGGCATTGTTGTTAGTGGTAATactggttctaagatagacgGAAAATAGACTGAAACCTCTTTTGGTATCGAACTGCTCAATGTCAGTTCACGCAGCCGTGTTAAACTAAAggcttttcgtgctgtcaagagcagctttgaaatcgaagaGCTGGTGTGAATCGTCCTTTTTTCAcggatttttccaaaattatccAGTTATTGATTTTCTTGACCTAAAGCCACAACAAAGATCCAATTATCCATCCATAGAGCCACGTTTAGAATTTCActcaagtgagaaaagttctccgagcgccattcacttgtgagtggccaagtatcctctgcgtagccaaagaacatccgtttgaaggtgagctaaagtgaaaaggagAAACATCCCCTCCCCAGGGTTGCGCGTTGGGTTTGgtacccaccacgtaaaaaacccTACCTGTGACAAGGAAACAATAAACAATCGGATCAATAATTTCAATGTGCCCGTTTGACTTAAAAAAAGTTCGCCTTAACATTCCTTTTAATGCAAATTGAGACTAGATAATCTCAGGTGCTGCCTTTGCTCTTTTGTGTTAAAAGaacaaatttgttgttatttataaacTCACTGACACTCACTGAAAATCTGACAAATAAATCCTTCAAAGGTGAAACTTTGTTCTTACAATAAGATAAAATAAGAGAAACTTAGGTCGACAACCAATTAACAGACATATGTAGGTTTCTTAGGGTATAGCGAAGCATTACTTTGAGGtgcgaaaattgtttttttttttaattttgattaaattgtaTTGGTTTGCCTtccaaatatgtatttttaaaactttacttTACTGACTTCAGTAGACTTTTGTAGAGAATTCTTGAGATTTAACATTGTAAAGAGAAAAAGTAGGATGTGATTAGCCGGAATTTCCGAGAATGTTGCCAgatcatttttaattaatagacATTCTTTAGTTAACTTTTGGTAACTTTCTATGCTACATATGGGACATAGAGCGCTACACTGCCTAGAGCTAAGGTAGTAAGAATTCAACGTTTGGtgtttaacatatgtatgtatacatatctgTTAATTTGTACTTCCTGCGGAATAATGATGCCTATGGAATAAGTAATTTTACGATTGCCCATGAAACTAAAAGCCCTTACGAGTCGTCGATTGGTGCATGTCACAATTTTCAGTTGAATATGGGTGTGAGTTTTGTACTCGGTTTCATATACTTTGGTGAACTTcaattttagaaaaagtttGGTCAGGAATCCACACCTGAAATAGCTAGCTATCCAATTATCCCATTATAAGGAAAACACAATATTTTAACTTGTTTTTGCTATGTAAATAATTCACATTTATCTTCTTTAATTATTAGAATAAATACTTAGGATGGGTTTGAATGCACCTCTCATAACTACATTCgcgttaaaaatataaaaatcgctTAAGATAGTATACTTATAATACAATTATTGAAACTCCACATCGAAACTGGTAATCGTGCTTAACtaaatttcaaatcaaactaAAATTTGGGCGGAGGCATCACAGTTGTTTCAAGTAAACTTTTATGACGTTTACAAATTGACAGTTCTTGATTCTCCagctaaaatttcattttcgcgCTGAACAGTAATTGCATTGtctgcataaataaataactactaAGACTAAGTACAAAACAACAATCAGTTAAGGTAAACAATATCACAGTTGCGGTGTGTAGATGTGCAGTCAAACTGACAGCTGTCAAACTTCTATACTTGGGAGTCACTCTTGACAATTGCGGAACTTGTCTGCGACAATCCACCGTTAGAGATGCACTTAGTTTTTATGCGTCGCACCATTCTCACTGGATATTGTGCTGGCTACcattgaagttgttgttgttgttgttgttggcatagtAAGAACTGTGTGGTTTTCACTCGCTTGTCCTGCGCATACGTTCACCGATTTCTCATTGACAGTTGCCAAAGTGACAGTTCCTGCATGCAACAAGTTGTGTGGGCTATTGGCCTCCTCGTAAGTGGGCAAAACGGCGTAGGCTCTACCGGCCCTTACCATacccgttgttgttgttgttccagtTGCAtgctgccgttgttgttgtgcggCATTCATTGTTGGCAATAATGGCGACATTACTTCAACGAGTTGCGACTGAGGCGTTGTTGGTTGTGAAGGTGGTTGTTCCTCATTAGTTGTTGCCTTCTCATTTACGTGGAACACGCTGAAGACGCTCGGGTGCACTATGAGGCAGGACTGCGGTGATTTATTGAGCAGCTCCAGTGCAGCTTCGTAAGAAGGCAAGCCGGAGACGAGCGTGTATTCGGGCACGGGATCGTCAATGCCGGGGTGTAATTTCGTAATTTCGCTTTCGTGTCCGTTGCGTGATTGCGTCACAGTGTTGCGGTCTGGAAATGGGAAGAAAGCGAATTGTTATTTACGAAAAAGAGAAggattttttaatgtaaataagtttagtaaaataatataaatgtacttatgtatattgataacattttgagaaaataagTTAGAGTGTCCACAGAAATAAtactttttgtcaaaatttcagaatttttttaagtcaGCAATTTATAGTGGttataaaaattgcttttttaatcgaAAAGTTTTGAACACAAAATTGCATTAGATGCCTATATACTGTTTATTA
This genomic stretch from Bactrocera dorsalis isolate Fly_Bdor chromosome 5, ASM2337382v1, whole genome shotgun sequence harbors:
- the LOC125778889 gene encoding protein commissureless 2 is translated as MEGLARSLNFELPHELPPLDKYAQQILENSKTIIVPATPTAPTVQLPTSTFSTSSDFLQRIGATLLNSVQLKKYVKFDNSPVVGASLSGRANDMDMFGMPPPPNHVSIDSSGFDAVDELQRQLEYDKFMNEVWIGIVLTLVLTSMVFCVCSCFLYHQFRTWKRNYRNTVTQSRNGHESEITKLHPGIDDPVPEYTLVSGLPSYEAALELLNKSPQSCLIVHPSVFSVFHVNEKATTNEEQPPSQPTTPQSQLVEVMSPLLPTMNAAQQQRQHATGTTTTTGMVRAGRAYAVLPTYEEANSPHNLLHAGTVTLATVNEKSVNVCAGQASENHTVLTMPTTTTTTTSMVASTISSENGATHKN